One Leptospira wolbachii serovar Codice str. CDC genomic region harbors:
- a CDS encoding ribonucleotide-diphosphate reductase subunit beta — MDYQSEVLLKENKDRFVILPIKYPKIWEMYKKQQASFWTAEEIDLSSDLDDWNSLNDKERFFLSNILAFFAASDGIVNENLAVNFMREVQLPEVRCFYGFQIMMENIHSETYSLLIDTYIKDPKEKNRLFHSIETIPAVQKKSEWALRWIGEGNFAERLLAFAAVEGIFFSGSFCAIFWMKKRGLLPGLSFSNELISRDEALHCEFACILFKMIQDKPSAERVYEIFTDAVNIEKEFITESLSVDLIGMNAKLMQQYIEFVADRWLIELGFEKLYYSSNPFDFMEMISLQGKTNFFEKRVGDYQKAGVLNSEQGFTFSLNEDF, encoded by the coding sequence ATGGATTATCAATCAGAAGTATTACTAAAAGAAAACAAGGATCGTTTTGTGATCCTTCCCATTAAATATCCTAAAATCTGGGAAATGTATAAGAAACAACAAGCATCCTTTTGGACTGCTGAAGAAATTGATTTGAGTAGCGATTTAGACGATTGGAACTCACTCAATGACAAAGAACGATTTTTTTTAAGTAATATTTTAGCATTTTTTGCTGCGAGTGATGGGATTGTAAATGAAAACCTAGCAGTCAACTTTATGAGAGAAGTTCAATTGCCTGAAGTTAGGTGCTTTTATGGATTCCAAATTATGATGGAAAACATTCACTCGGAAACTTATTCTCTTTTGATTGATACCTACATCAAAGATCCAAAAGAAAAAAATCGCTTATTTCATTCCATAGAAACCATCCCCGCCGTTCAAAAAAAATCAGAATGGGCATTACGTTGGATCGGTGAAGGAAATTTTGCGGAACGACTCCTTGCCTTCGCTGCTGTGGAAGGAATATTTTTTAGCGGAAGTTTTTGTGCCATTTTTTGGATGAAAAAAAGAGGGCTCCTTCCTGGTCTTAGTTTTTCCAATGAACTCATCAGTCGCGATGAAGCTTTACATTGCGAATTTGCCTGTATCCTTTTTAAAATGATACAAGACAAACCAAGTGCCGAACGTGTGTATGAAATTTTTACCGATGCAGTAAATATCGAGAAAGAGTTTATCACCGAATCTTTGTCAGTGGACCTCATTGGTATGAATGCAAAACTGATGCAACAATACATTGAATTTGTCGCTGACCGTTGGCTCATTGAACTTGGCTTTGAGAAACTCTATTATTCCTCCAATCCATTTGATTTTATGGAAATGATTTCCTTACAAGGGAAAACAAACTTCTTTGAAAAACGAGTGGGTGACTACCAGAAGGCTGGTGTTCTCAATTCGGAACAAGGTTTCACATTTTCGCTTAATGAAGATTTTTAA
- a CDS encoding DUF3995 domain-containing protein: protein MHLLYTLALVVIFFILAVLHFLWSLNILWGFESALPRKKDGSFLFYPKKIESFLVGLALTLLAGFYFSFTGFIPLLFDSIVYQIGCWFTIVIFGIRAIGDFHYVGFTKRIKNKEFAYWDTILFSPLCLFISFLAYLVERGIESLF, encoded by the coding sequence ATGCATCTTCTTTACACATTGGCCTTGGTCGTTATTTTTTTCATTCTCGCCGTTTTACATTTTCTTTGGTCCCTCAATATTCTTTGGGGATTCGAATCTGCACTGCCACGAAAAAAAGATGGAAGTTTTCTATTTTATCCAAAAAAGATCGAAAGTTTTTTGGTTGGACTCGCACTCACTCTTCTAGCAGGATTTTACTTTTCATTCACAGGTTTTATACCGTTGTTATTTGATTCCATAGTTTATCAAATTGGATGTTGGTTTACTATTGTTATCTTTGGGATTCGTGCCATTGGAGATTTTCACTATGTTGGTTTCACCAAACGTATCAAAAATAAGGAATTCGCATATTGGGATACTATCCTCTTTTCTCCTCTCTGTCTTTTTATCTCGTTTTTAGCTTATTTGGTAGAAAGAGGAATAGAGTCTTTGTTCTAA